Part of the Streptomyces sp. NBC_01353 genome, TGGGCTTTTCCAAGGGATGTCGACTAACATCGATCGTTCATGAGGGTCCGTCGGCTTGCCGACGAAACCTTTTTTGGTGTGGCTGGTGAAGGGTTTCGGGATTCGGGCAGGCGGTCGCATCGGATGGGCGCCGGTTTCGTGATCGAGGGCAAAGACGAGCAGGTTCGTCCAGTGCCAGGTGCGGGCGAGGCCCCCTCTCCGGGGCGGGCGCGGCCTCCAGCCGACCGAGCCGTTCGTAGAGGGGGCGGAGACTAGAGCGTGTCTCCTTGATGGGTTGATCAGTTGATCGGATGTGTCTGTCCGGTTAGTGATCACTGATGCGATGTGGGACCGGATCGAGCCGCTGATGCCGGGCGATCCGGTCCGTGGACGGCGGTGGGCTGACCACCGCCGGACCTTGGAGGCCATCGCGTGGAAGTACCGCGCGTGCTCACCCTGGCGGGACCTACCCCACGAGCTCGGTGCGTTCCAGACCGCTCACAAACGCCTGATCAGGTGGGCTGCCGACGGCACCTGGCGACGGATCTTCGCTGCCGTCCTCGCCCAGGCGGACGCTGCTGACGAGGTGGGATGGGCCGTGTCGGTGGACTCCACTGTCTGCCGGGCTCACCAGCACGCGGCCGGGGCCAGGAAAGGGGGCACTCGACGAGACTGAACCCGCCGATCACGCACTCGGACGCTCACGGGGCGGCCTGAGCACGAAGGTTCACCTCGCCGCTGACGGTCATGCACGGCCCTTGGCCTTGCATGTCACCGCGGGCCAGGCTGGCGACGCGCCGGCCTTCGAGACGGTCATGGCCCCGCATCAGGGTCCCGCGCACCGGCCTGGGCAGGCCACGAACGCGACCCGATGTCGTCCTTGCAGACCGGGCCTACTCATCCCGGGCAATCCGCGGCATCTTCGCCGCCGAGGCATCCAGGCCGTCATTCCGCAGCCCTCTGACCAGGTCGGGCACCGTCTCCGGCGAGGCCGGGCCGGCGGTCGTCCGCCCAGTTTCGACGCGGAGGCATACAAGCAACGCAACACCGTCGAGCGGTGCATCAACCGCATCAAGCAGTGGCGCGGCCTCGCCATGCGAACGGACAAGCTCGCCATCGCCTACGAGGGCGCACTCCACCTCGCAGCCATCCTGATCTGGACGCGACCACGGAAAGCCGAGGACGCCCGCTCGCCAGGGAATGCCTGACTCAGGGCATGGACGCGGCGTCGACTGCCTTCACCCTGCAGTCCGAGCAACTTCTGAACCTCTTCGCGACGAACAGATGCCGATAGACCGTCACCTGGCGCCGAGGGATGCCACAGAGCGTCGCCCTATCCGCCAGGGCGTGCTCCAAAGCCGGGGCACCTGTCTCCCGGCATGCAGCGAAGCCCGTCGGGGCAAGCCCGAACGTGAACTTGAAGGATCGGAGGCGGTGACCAAGCTGCGGCATGGCCACCACCCTCGCACGTGGCCCGACCACCGTGAAGTCAAAGAGACAGGCCCTAGGCGGGCGCGGGTTCTGGACGCAGCACGGTTCCTTCCAACGTCGCGGACACCAGCCTTCTGCCTCGCGCAGGACGGCGTCGGCGAGTACCCGGGCCCTCGACGCCGGCGAGTGCCTGGGCCCGCTGTTCTTCGGCAGCTGGTTCGCGCTGCGCCGGACATCGGCGGCGACCGCGCGGGCATGGCCGGTGAGCCGGAGCCCGGGGCGGTCGCCGGGGCGCGTGGGAAAACCGCCTCTCCCCGAGGCTCCGCGTACGGCGGGGCATACGACGAATAGGGAGAACTGTGATCAACCAGCCCCCAACACGGCAACGGAATGGCTGGCGTTAGTCGCACCCGGGCCTGCTGCCGACAGTGGGAGCGCAACCACATCGCATCCGTCCTACTGCCGACAGGCAGACGATGGAACGAGCCTCTTGAGCCCCCGGCCAACGCCCCCGGCGTCGCTCAGCTTGCCCTGGGCATCGCAGTGTCCCGGGCGGATTCCAGTGCGTTGCGCCAGGATGCGACATTGGGTCGGCGGCGCAGCAGGGCGCGACGCTCGCGTTCGGTCATGCCGCCCCACACGCCGAACTCGATCCGGTTGTCGAGGGCCTCGGCCAGGCACTCTGTACGTACCGGGCAGCCCGCACATACCGACTTGGCGCGGTTCTGCCGCGCGGCCTCGGCGAACAGCTCCTCCGGGTCCGCGGACCGGCACGCTGCTTCCTCGCGCCACTGGACCTCCACGCTGGTCACGTCGTCCCCTCCCCCATCGACATCAGCAGCGAGCCTATGCGGCCCGTGGTCACGGACGGCCTGTGGTTTCACCCGTAGCGCAGGACTTGGCTGATTCAGGTTGCGCGTTGCATGACGGGGCACTCTTCGGCTTGCGGGCTACCCCGTGCCGGGTGACTGTCCGCAGCCCCTGCCCGGCATTCAGGCTCCGTCTAGTACGTCCGGTGGTGGAGGCGCGATACCGCGCTCTTCAGTGCCGGGATGTCGTCTGTGGCCACCTCTCGTAAGGGTGACCCCGTAGGAACCCACCTACATGGTGTCTGTGGTGCGTAGCATCCGGCAGTAACACACCAGGCGAAGGAGATTGAGCTGCCATGGCCGAGAACATTCAGTTCGTGTATGCGGAGCGGTTCGCGAAGGACCTCGAGGAGAACCGGTCGGAGCAGGAGGACATCGCCCGGCAGTTCGCTGGGCTCCAGGCACGGTTGGAGCGGCTGAAGACGGACGAGAAGTGGCTGGCCGAAATGCTGGGAACGATGCCGCCGGCCCCGGATGCGACACCCACGGCAACCGAGGCGACACCCGTACCCGCACCGATTGAGCCTCAGAGCACCACCCCGGCGCCTGCTGAACCGGACGAGGCTGCCGTTCCGCAGCCGAGGCAGGCCGCCAACAAGCCCGCCCGGAAGACCGCGTCGAAGAAGACCATCGCCAAGAAGACTGCCGCGAAGAAGGCCACGACGAAGAAGGCCACAGGGTTCGAGACACCCGCGACGAAGAAGACGGCGGAGCCCCCGCTGCGCGAACTCATCGAGGGCATCCTGACCAAGCGTGCCGGTGAGCCCCGCATGGTCAGCGAGATCCGCACCGAACTCACCCAGGCGTACCCCGAGCGTGCGACGTCCATCCAGGTCGTGCGCAACAACCTGGAGAGCCTGACCAGGAAGGGCGTCATCGAGAAGGGAACCCAGCAGGGCTCCGTGATGTACACCAAGCCCGCACCCACCCAGGCAGACACCACGCCTGTTCCGGCCGCAACGGCGGACGAGGACAACACAAAGATCCCCGCGAGCGCCTAGCGAGCTCGTGCATGGTTGGCAGTGGTGTGCCTGCCCCGTGATCGTTGATCACGGCCGGTGTGGTGGGGACTCGGGCCCGTGCAGCGATTATTGGGATCCAACGGATCACGGGGCTGACGCCCGAGGTCGGAGATTGGTCCGTTGTGGCATGAACGGCACCAGGCTGTTCTCACGTCACGCCCACGACGCCGGGCCGTGGGCGCCGGTGCAAACACAAGTTGGTCTTCGTCGATCGACTGCTGGCCACGCTCGTCCACCTTTGCCACGGTGTCACCCATGACGTGCTGGCCTGTTGATTCGGTGTCGACCGTTCCACGATCACGCGCGCAATCGGTGAGGTGCGGCCACTGCTCGCCTCGCGCGGTTGCCTGTCGCAACCGGAATCCGCCTGCGTTCCCTTGCTGAGGTCGTCGACTTTCTCGGCGCGAGCGGGCAGACCGGGATCATTGACGGCACAGAGGTCGGGGTCCTCAGACCTGCCGCGGGTCGGAAGGACCGGGAGAAGTTCATCTCCGGCACGAACAAGCAGTACGCGGTGAAGTCGATGGTCGTCAGTGACGCCGACGGAAGGCTGCTGTTCTGCAGCCCCGCCCAGCCGGCCAGCTGCGCGGACATCACGCATGCCCGCGAGTTAGGGCTGGTCAAGCTGCTGGCAGACGGACCCGACGTCGAAATCCTCGCTGATGCCGGCTATCAGGGGCTCGGCGCCCGGACCGGGGGGCGAGTGATGACGCCGCCACACCGCAAGTTCAAGAAGAATGCCCCGGACTGGTACGAGGAGGTGGATGAACGCCGGCGCAAAAGCCCACTCATCCCGCCGCATCCGGGTCGAGCACGGCATCGCCCATCTGAAGAACTGGCGAGCCCTCGCCCGTCGCCACGGCCGCCGCGAGCACATGACCGACACCATCCAGGCCATCGCCGGTCTGCTGTCCCACCAGCAGACCACCACCCTGATGGCCGAGCAGCGAATGTGAAGACCTGCTGAATCGCGCTACTCGACGCGCAACTGCCAACCAGGCACGAGCTCGTCAGGCTCAGCCGCGCACGACGTTGAGCAGTGCGGCACCGATGCATCGCCAGCCGCGTCACGGCCGCAGCTTGCGGAGGCTGCCGGGTGTCAGGGCGCATCAGGCGACTGCAGCTCGCGCATTCGGCGTCCCGATGGTCAGGCCGTTGGAGCCAGTAGGCTCCCGTGAGCCCGGCGAAGGAGGCAGCGGATTCGCTGTGGGGAGTGGTCACGTGTCGGACAACGACGACGGCTTGAGTCCGCGTCTGGCCGCGCCACGGACGTCACCGATTCGTTAGCCCGCCGCGACCTGAGGTCAGGACGCAATGACCGTGACGACCCGGACTCGGAAGTGGAGTCTGCCCGCTTGGCTTCGTTGATGTCTAGCAACAGCGTTTGTCGACTGGTTCCGGAGTCAGTTGGTGATCATGCGGTTCGTGAATGTCGAGCAGAAATGACGGCGTTCCCGTGGCGCGGCGAGAAAAGGGAAGGCGGAAGCCAACCGGCCGTTGGCAGGATGTCCGCGCTCAACATCCGATGGGAAAGGACCCCACGACCGTGGCTCGTGCCATCACTTTGATCCGCTCCGCCTCCCTGTCCGACGTCGCCGAGTACGCCTACGCGGCCACGGCGCCCGCCGAGTCACGCCTGATCTTCCTCGCTGGGGCGTGTCCGCTGAACGATGACGGCTCCACAGCAGCGATCGGGGACTACGCGGGCCAGGCAGCGAAAGCCATCGAGAACATGGAGGCCGCTCTTACTGCCTCAGGTGCGTCACTCCAGGACGTCATCAGCACACGGGTTCTCGTCGCTACGGCCCGGCGGGAGGACCTGGTGGCCGCCTGGCAGGTAGTCCGGGACTCGTTCGCCGACCATGACGTTCCCAGCACCTTGATGGGCGTCACCGTGCTCGGCTATAAGGACCAACTGGTCGAGATCGAGGCCGTCGCCGCCGTACTCGATTCTTGAGACCTCTTCCAAGGACACCGCAAACGCCAGGACGGCTGGCCGTCGAGGAACGTAGGGGTCAGCCGGCCTTGGCGGGCTCCTCGGCTCGTGCGCGGGTGCTGGCGATGCGGTAGGAGTCTGTGCCGGTCTCGATGATGGTGCCGTTGAAGGTGAGGCGGTCGACGATGCTCACGCCGGATCGCCGCGTACAGCTCGACCTTCGACATCTGCGGCATGACCAGCACCTTTCACCAAGAGCATCCCGATGCTGCCCTGGCAAGAGCCGCCATGCCTCCCAAGCTCATCAACATCACCCGACCGTGGTTCTGGGCGCCTCCCAAACTCATCGACAAGTGACGTCGCTACTGCTCGATATAGCCAGCACTCGGGGCGCCAAGGGGTTTCGACGTCTGTGACTGAGCGCTGCAGTTGGCCCGATTGGCCAAGTGCGTGCTCAGCCATGGGGCTTCGCTGAGGATGCACATGACGCCCCCTCGGCCACGGGGCCTCAAAGCGACTGTGGTGATCGTCTTTCGCATGCCAGCTGGACCGGGCGCTGGAAGGGAAGGTGACCCGGAGGCCGCGGAGGTCGGACTCCAGGCGGGGACGTCGCTCCGGCGGTCGTCCTCGCCGAGGATGGCGAGCATGTCCGCCAGGCTGCCCGCCATGTCGACCGCGGCCACCACGGCAGAGGCGGCTACACGCAGACCGGTGGGTCCGGGTAGGAGCAG contains:
- a CDS encoding Rid family hydrolase, translated to MARAITLIRSASLSDVAEYAYAATAPAESRLIFLAGACPLNDDGSTAAIGDYAGQAAKAIENMEAALTASGASLQDVISTRVLVATARREDLVAAWQVVRDSFADHDVPSTLMGVTVLGYKDQLVEIEAVAAVLDS
- a CDS encoding WhiB family transcriptional regulator; translation: MEVQWREEAACRSADPEELFAEAARQNRAKSVCAGCPVRTECLAEALDNRIEFGVWGGMTERERRALLRRRPNVASWRNALESARDTAMPRAS